CATTGCCGGGCTCGAACAGCAAGCCGGTCTCGCCATCCTCGACGAGTTCGGCCAACGCCCCGAGCCGGCTCGCGATCACCGGCAGGCCGCAGGCATAGGCTTCGACCAGGGTGCGCGGGAAGTTCTCGTACCAGATGCTGGGCAGCACCAGCGCCAGCGCCCGGTTCATCTCGGCACGCACGCTGTCGCCATCCAGCGCGCCAAGCGCGGCGACACCCGCGATGCCGTCCAGGCAGGACGCCTCCGGTCCGCTGCCCGCCACGCGCAGCGCCACATCGGGCACGCGCCGCGCCGCCTCGGCCAGCGTGGTGACCCCCTTTTCGGCCGACAGCCGGCCGACGAAGAGCAGGCCCGCGCGCTCCCCGTCCGCCGACACCGGAAAGTCCACGAAATTCGGCTTGACCACGATGCGTTCGGCCGGCAATCCGCCGGCCACGAACTTCGCCCGGCAGAACTCGTTGAGCGCGATATAGCGGCTGACTTTGTTCCGCCAGGTGCCGGCTGCCCGGTGCACGGCGAGCATTCCCGCCAGCGCCGCCGACGCCGGCCGCGAGCCGCGATAGCAGGCGCGCACCACCCCGCGCCACGGCAGGCGCCCGATGCAGTCCTCGCACACCTTGCCTTCGCGCAAAAAAAGTGCCCCGGGGCACAGCAGGCGGAAGTTGTGCAGCGTCTGCACCACCGGCACCCGCAACCGATACGCCACCCAATAGATCGCCGGTGAAATCAGCGGAAAGGTATTGTGCACGTGCACCACGTCGGGCCGGAAGCTGCGCAGCGCCAGATCGAAGTCACGCGCGACCGACGCCGACCAGGTGGTGTTCAGCGCCGCGCCGATCCGCGACATCCCCTCTATTGCGTCGTTATGCCGCAAGAACATCTCCACCGTCTGCCCGCGGCTGGTGAGCAGCGCAGCCTCGGCCTCCATGACCGAGTCCTCCCCGCCCCGGAGCCGATACGCGTTGTGGACGATCAGGATGCGCATACCGCCTCACGCCGCTGTATCGATCCCAGACTTCTGCAGCACGAAAAACAGCGCGCTCGGACGATGATGCGACCGCTCTGGCCGATGACCGGTTCGAGCCCGCCGCCATATGCCGAACTAATGTCCGGCATATGGCCGAACCGGCGGGCCGGCAAGCCGGAATAGCCGTGCATCCGGTTCAGCACGTGGGAGGCGTACCGGCCCCCGCCGATGTGGTTCGGGTCGAGATGGTCTTCCGCCACTCCGGCAAACCAGGCGTCGTTCTGCTCCGGCATGAAGTCGTCGTCGTACAGCCTCTCACCCGGGAAGCAGGAGGGCATCACATCGGCACGCACGTCTGAAGCCATCTCCCTCTCCTGAAATCCATATCCGGTCAAAAGGCGAGTGCCTGCCGGATGCCGTCCGAAAAGCGCAGCGCCATGTTCTCGATCGTGTATTCCCCGGCGTCGGCTGCACATGCCTCGCGCAAGCGCTCCTGCCGCGCGCCGTCGAGCAGAAGCTCCAGGCTGGCGTCGACGTAGTCATCCTGCCTGTCGGCGGTCATCACGCCATTCGTCCCATTGCGCAGGTAGGCGATCTCCGGCCCATGGCGGCCGCATTCGGTCGTCACCATCGGCACGCCGCAGGCAAAGGCATCCAGAATTCCCAGGCCGACGCCGCCGGGATTCAGCATCACCTGCGCGACCGAGATATGCGCCGCCTTCTCGCGTCCGAAGCGCGCACCGACCCAGCGAGCCCACGGATGCGCCGCACACCAGGACTGCACCTTGTCCCGCTCCGGACCATCGCCGACCAGCAGCAAGTTGAAATCCGGCACCACCGCGCGGATCGACTCGGCGGCCGAGAACAGGAAGTCCAGGCGCTTGTCGGCATAAAGCGAACCGACATACACGCCCACCGGTCCGGCGCCAAAACCCAGCGATTCACGCAGGGCCGACGTTTCCGCCGGCGTCACCGAGCGCCGTTGCTGCAGCAGTTCCGAGGTATCGACCGCGTTGTTCAGCACGGTGATGCGTTCGGCGGGGAATCCCGCCCGACCGACCAGATCCGCGCTCATCGCCGTGTAGGCGAACCACCAGTCCACCCGGTTCGTCGTCCACCGCTTGAAGCGCTCCTTCAATCCGCCCGGGTTGTCACTTTGCAGGTTGGCACCGTGCCCCCAGAAGGCCAGCCTGAACCGGCGTGGAGCTAGCATGAGCAGATGGTTCTGCAACAGCTTGTTTTCCTGGGTCACGACTACGAGCGCAGGTTTGCCGATGTGCCGGGAAATGGGCTGCCAGCAAAGGCGTCCGCCCACAAAGTACGTCGTAGGAATCGTCTGGGCCCAGGACAACTCGCCCGCATCCCCCTTCTTATCCTCTTCCGGCGTGCCCCGTCCTATCAGCAGACGCAACTGTAAACCATGACCTGCCAGCAGTTCGCGCATCGACTCGAACAGCGGCGTGCGGTAGTGGGTAAGCCGACGCTGGACGATGAACACATTTCGGCCGGCGGAACTCATTGCAGACCTTCATAGACGCGTTGCCATCGCGACACGAAATCATTCTTGGAATAGCGCCCGACGGCTGTCCTCGCATTTGTGGACATTCGCGCAAGCTGGGCATGGTCGCTCAAGATACGAGCGAGCCCGGCCGCCACCCCGTCAACCGAACGCTCGACCAGCCAACCATTCTCGCCATCCACAATGAACTCTTCCGCTCCATAGAGGCCGCGCGGAACGAGAGCAGGAAGGCCCGCGGCCGCCGCCTGTAGAATGGCAAGCGAAAAGATCTCGTATGCTGACGGGAAAACGAAGACATCAGAATCCCACAAGAACGGGCGAACGTCCTTCTGCAAACCGACAAAATTCAGCCGAGACTCAACCCCATTCCTGGAGGCGAGATTGGCAAATTCCCTTATCTCTCCTTCATTACCACCGACGACGAGAACCCTGATCCTTGACCCTTGATTCTCCTCCATCGTCGAAAGTGCCTCGATGATCAGCCCGAGGCCCTTACGTGCAAAATCACCGAGCGCCATGAAGGTGCAGACAATCTCATCGTCGCCAATTCCATACTGCGTACGCAGCGAAGCAGTACTCGGCGCGTCAGGTCGGGCAAATCGATCGAGATCGACCGGATTGGCCAGAACTTCAAGCTTATGGCCACAGTCCGGATATGTTTCGCCAAGCTCTCTTGCCAGCCCCTCGGAAGGAACGACGATCTTCCGGGCGCACCTGAACGCCAGCCCCTCCGTTGCAGAATTGAAAAGGTGATTCAACTTTCGTGCAACCCGTCTCAATCCGGTCACACTCGATTGCGTCCAGGCATTTCTGAGGTACGCGCGATGGCAGAAATGCGCGTACGATACGTCGGACCAGATGAACTGTCCCTGTGTCGTCTGAATACGGATTGGCGTCCGAAGGTTTTTCAGGCGCCATAGAACAAACCTGAACGGCGCAATAAATTGAAACACCCAATATCGCAAGAAAATCGGTTTTGCCGGCAGCGGCACCCGGCGCCACTCGACATCCGCCCGATCCGTTAAGTCGCAGCAATCAGAAAAGACGGTGACTGGAATCGAAGCCGCCAAACCATCCAATTGTGCGAGAACGCAGCTCCCGGCCGGGCTGTTCTTCGCAACGGAATGATCGAATACCACCAACCGTGGCACA
This DNA window, taken from Thauera sp. K11, encodes the following:
- a CDS encoding glycosyltransferase, whose amino-acid sequence is MRILIVHNAYRLRGGEDSVMEAEAALLTSRGQTVEMFLRHNDAIEGMSRIGAALNTTWSASVARDFDLALRSFRPDVVHVHNTFPLISPAIYWVAYRLRVPVVQTLHNFRLLCPGALFLREGKVCEDCIGRLPWRGVVRACYRGSRPASAALAGMLAVHRAAGTWRNKVSRYIALNEFCRAKFVAGGLPAERIVVKPNFVDFPVSADGERAGLLFVGRLSAEKGVTTLAEAARRVPDVALRVAGSGPEASCLDGIAGVAALGALDGDSVRAEMNRALALVLPSIWYENFPRTLVEAYACGLPVIASRLGALAELVEDGETGLLFEPGNARELAERMTWAQAHPQQMAEMGRKARALYEAKFTADRNYAQLMGIYRDAIDENNKSRLAA
- a CDS encoding glycosyltransferase family 4 protein — its product is MSSAGRNVFIVQRRLTHYRTPLFESMRELLAGHGLQLRLLIGRGTPEEDKKGDAGELSWAQTIPTTYFVGGRLCWQPISRHIGKPALVVVTQENKLLQNHLLMLAPRRFRLAFWGHGANLQSDNPGGLKERFKRWTTNRVDWWFAYTAMSADLVGRAGFPAERITVLNNAVDTSELLQQRRSVTPAETSALRESLGFGAGPVGVYVGSLYADKRLDFLFSAAESIRAVVPDFNLLLVGDGPERDKVQSWCAAHPWARWVGARFGREKAAHISVAQVMLNPGGVGLGILDAFACGVPMVTTECGRHGPEIAYLRNGTNGVMTADRQDDYVDASLELLLDGARQERLREACAADAGEYTIENMALRFSDGIRQALAF
- a CDS encoding glycosyltransferase family 4 protein — its product is MSDVSVPRLVVFDHSVAKNSPAGSCVLAQLDGLAASIPVTVFSDCCDLTDRADVEWRRVPLPAKPIFLRYWVFQFIAPFRFVLWRLKNLRTPIRIQTTQGQFIWSDVSYAHFCHRAYLRNAWTQSSVTGLRRVARKLNHLFNSATEGLAFRCARKIVVPSEGLARELGETYPDCGHKLEVLANPVDLDRFARPDAPSTASLRTQYGIGDDEIVCTFMALGDFARKGLGLIIEALSTMEENQGSRIRVLVVGGNEGEIREFANLASRNGVESRLNFVGLQKDVRPFLWDSDVFVFPSAYEIFSLAILQAAAAGLPALVPRGLYGAEEFIVDGENGWLVERSVDGVAAGLARILSDHAQLARMSTNARTAVGRYSKNDFVSRWQRVYEGLQ